A region of Candidatus Omnitrophota bacterium DNA encodes the following proteins:
- a CDS encoding cysteine peptidase family C39 domain-containing protein has translation MKRKIVLVAAALILGSLFILGFESADDVIAFRAIEQGDYKGALEIYLKKNNYSGAGIAYLGMRCYDIAKESFEKANDLSGMGMAYCGKRQYDEAIRHFEQKKDYSGIGLAYCGKRDFSKAREYFRQANDYSGMGLAALGENKIDEARGWFSQAGDKGGLGLVLLAERRYDEALTQFASNKDNSGIGHAYCGKRDFDSALKYFKQANDLSGISLAYSGKKQFDEAIKYALAANDLSALGHAYCGKRQYDKAISSFSQANDKSGLSVAYNGMNSYSAALSYAKQANDPSALGYAYLKGHNYKGALDSFTKANDPSGIGFTYCVQKDYARAAQYAKNANDLSLLGHVYLGAGDFKEAENCFTAANDLSGLGLTQLKDKKFDKALELFQKANDISGLGFLYGEIGDYVKSEKYFTDANDMSGLGRMALKRKQFNQAIKYFNTANDLDALGDIYWQLRSFDKAIEYFKSQGDDIKIVQALREKKKRDPMTGKVIYYGADEAIAYAQSKIDEGKFVAPLHIEIGHIYFERKDYEKALKEYETALNSDTYYAAEALFWIGKVRYYQRNYPLAKETFERLVSNYPYHFLTAEAKGVLKLIERLGKQSAATSLNNACGPYALNLLLKTYGIKSTPKEIAKSAGTDKDGTTLLGLIKAAKNNGLKVSAFKIDAEKLKEYNGEAILFIDSGHYAFLESIRSAGILVRDNLSSEFISYKELPARWKGQILAVKARPDVKELAADELLAIKGGNRRSSEGGITKNDPGVLPNGEWEVEYGKLEASLPEDYLMGVNLYDSMTGHNPHADGGLGMTYMGSGQRASTQCDTPVDPIAITGGQVIIPKTDIFILGRGRKHGISLNLTRTYSSSSEVDSKIGFGWALAHDVKMQVIPAQGQDPEKVIITGPDGTIFSYEYNGAGSYYGPECDGSELINNGDGTYDWMRWTIKYGKQRYHFDNYQGTRRVLYIEDLNGNRLSYIYGGPILYMIYENWDRHIDFTYSNGRISTVTGVAGSLSVTYNYYYDNGNLISVTGPENYSETYEYNDASNIHNVTAYIDSEGNRTEYHYIRDPSNISDVCDRVTDAKGNQATYEYLFETGITTITDMRNRTSIFEYVKGKITRITDSNNGVTNYTFDDSYIRDSVTDENGKGCGWVQDRFGSALQLDNDEGYTAYFTYDPTFHYITSITDPKERAWTYDYDSNGNLRHRYTPSPNNQGTATIEKQYDQYGCLTKIIDPEGIATDYTYDTYGNTTKETDGEGNYIQYTYDTLGRMTSSKYGDNSGSDPIATSYEYDGLGRLTRKTYPDSSYEEYTYDKNSNLLTFRDANNHTTTYVYNELNQCVSITDPGTKVTQYEYDAFGNMTKLIRYVNGNPVETTYEYNDHYNRLTKVTDPTQEITIFTYESSPPLLNDSKNYTTMKKYRPDSTLLAVESRTFDSYYRIKTVADGLGNTTTYNYDEVGNLTSVVDQNGHTTTYTYDPNVNVVLTETDPLNKTTTCTYYKNGKLKTKTDANGNTITYTYDLAGKLYSVSYPDSNSVVYLYNRYGKTATMTDYYGATTYTYNSRTWLSSVDGPEANDTITYFYDYAGNRISMTTPAGYFSYAYYANNLPYTLTNSQSQTTTFYYDTANRLTRMNYPNSTYTEWLYYDNDRVNTLTVKDGSQNTLSSYHYDYNSLGKITTISNNFGNTYNFIYNDAGRLTHEDKTGSYPYTRNYTYDNAGNRTSETRDGLPISNSYNAANQITSRILPYESISYSYDNNGNLVVETNSRTGTTYYYYDYENRPWGIITPYINTYYAYSGDGRRITTNIGGNVVKYLYDGLAPLIERDPSNNILIMYSKLPSAPGGIGGLVSSFDWTNTLYYHDSNLGNVNQITNSSGVVIQTYDYDAFGNIIYQSGSLESKYAYKTKEYTPQTGLVFFGARYYNPLIGRFITKDPLEMIDGPNLYVYLNNDPINKYDPWGLYVAIGARPVLGMGSHTVIILHPDNPSDFANSGFYKNSKGELELTLSANPKDGKLVATPCSSADRPEKLKNSQRILDKRSDTNLIKDILNSAGKYENDLSYDATPWPIDPFYNSNSYTYGILEDAGVSNIPNLPGWQPGADKPIPLY, from the coding sequence ATGAAAAGGAAAATAGTTTTAGTGGCCGCGGCGTTGATATTGGGTTCGTTATTTATACTGGGTTTCGAATCTGCCGATGATGTTATCGCCTTCCGGGCTATCGAGCAAGGCGACTATAAAGGAGCGCTGGAAATATATCTAAAAAAGAATAACTATTCCGGCGCGGGGATAGCTTATCTGGGGATGAGGTGTTACGACATTGCGAAGGAAAGTTTTGAAAAAGCAAATGATCTTTCCGGGATGGGGATGGCCTATTGCGGAAAACGCCAATATGATGAAGCAATAAGACACTTTGAGCAGAAGAAGGATTACTCGGGGATAGGCCTCGCTTACTGCGGAAAAAGAGATTTTAGCAAGGCAAGAGAATATTTCAGGCAGGCGAATGATTATTCGGGGATGGGCCTGGCGGCTCTGGGAGAAAATAAGATAGACGAAGCGCGGGGATGGTTTAGCCAGGCAGGGGACAAAGGGGGCCTCGGCCTTGTCCTTTTGGCTGAAAGAAGATACGACGAGGCGCTTACTCAGTTCGCTTCTAACAAGGACAATTCGGGGATAGGCCATGCCTACTGCGGCAAAAGGGATTTTGACAGCGCTTTAAAATATTTTAAGCAGGCAAATGATCTCTCCGGGATAAGCCTTGCTTATTCAGGAAAGAAACAATTCGACGAAGCGATAAAATATGCCTTGGCGGCAAACGATCTATCTGCCTTAGGCCATGCCTACTGCGGCAAGAGGCAATACGACAAAGCTATCAGCTCTTTTAGCCAGGCAAACGACAAATCCGGCTTAAGTGTCGCCTATAACGGTATGAATAGCTATTCCGCCGCTCTATCATACGCGAAACAGGCAAACGACCCGTCCGCCTTAGGCTATGCGTATCTTAAGGGGCATAATTATAAGGGAGCGCTGGATAGTTTTACCAAAGCGAACGACCCTTCGGGCATAGGGTTTACCTATTGCGTGCAGAAAGATTATGCAAGAGCCGCGCAATATGCCAAGAATGCGAATGATCTTTCGTTGTTAGGTCACGTTTATCTGGGAGCGGGTGATTTCAAGGAGGCGGAGAATTGTTTTACAGCCGCCAACGACCTCTCGGGATTAGGTCTCACTCAACTTAAGGACAAGAAATTCGACAAAGCGTTGGAACTATTTCAAAAGGCTAATGATATTTCCGGCCTCGGTTTTCTCTACGGCGAAATTGGCGATTACGTAAAGTCCGAGAAGTATTTTACTGATGCCAACGATATGTCCGGATTGGGAAGGATGGCCCTAAAAAGAAAGCAGTTTAACCAGGCAATCAAATATTTTAACACAGCAAACGACCTGGACGCTTTGGGGGACATATATTGGCAGCTCAGGTCATTCGACAAGGCGATAGAATATTTTAAGTCGCAAGGAGACGATATTAAGATCGTCCAAGCGTTACGCGAGAAGAAGAAAAGAGATCCTATGACGGGTAAGGTCATATATTACGGGGCGGATGAGGCGATAGCTTACGCGCAGAGCAAGATAGATGAGGGTAAATTTGTGGCTCCGCTTCATATAGAGATAGGCCACATATATTTTGAACGCAAAGATTATGAAAAAGCCCTTAAGGAATATGAAACAGCGTTAAACAGCGACACCTACTATGCCGCGGAAGCTCTATTCTGGATAGGAAAGGTCCGGTATTACCAGCGGAATTATCCGCTTGCCAAAGAAACTTTTGAGCGGCTAGTGTCCAATTATCCGTATCATTTCCTGACAGCCGAGGCCAAAGGGGTGCTGAAGCTGATAGAAAGATTGGGCAAACAGTCAGCGGCGACATCGCTAAATAACGCTTGCGGCCCATATGCATTGAATTTATTGCTTAAGACTTACGGTATAAAATCTACGCCGAAAGAGATAGCTAAATCCGCCGGAACGGATAAAGACGGGACCACTTTACTTGGTCTTATAAAGGCGGCCAAAAATAACGGTTTGAAAGTATCAGCATTTAAGATTGATGCAGAAAAACTGAAGGAATACAACGGGGAAGCGATACTGTTTATAGACAGCGGTCATTACGCATTCCTTGAGAGTATAAGATCAGCCGGCATATTGGTTAGAGATAATTTATCAAGCGAATTCATTAGCTATAAAGAGCTTCCGGCCAGATGGAAGGGACAGATACTGGCGGTCAAGGCTCGTCCTGACGTTAAAGAATTAGCTGCCGACGAGCTGTTAGCCATTAAGGGCGGTAATCGCCGGTCATCCGAGGGAGGCATAACTAAGAACGATCCCGGTGTTCTTCCGAATGGCGAATGGGAAGTAGAGTATGGCAAATTGGAGGCAAGCCTTCCTGAGGATTACTTGATGGGTGTTAACCTTTACGATTCGATGACGGGGCATAACCCGCATGCGGACGGCGGGTTAGGAATGACATATATGGGAAGCGGGCAACGCGCGTCGACACAGTGCGACACCCCCGTTGACCCAATAGCCATAACAGGCGGCCAGGTGATCATTCCGAAGACAGATATATTCATACTAGGAAGGGGGAGAAAACACGGCATCAGCCTGAATCTTACAAGGACCTATTCATCGAGCAGTGAGGTTGATTCCAAAATAGGCTTTGGTTGGGCGCTTGCGCACGATGTCAAAATGCAGGTAATCCCGGCTCAAGGGCAGGATCCCGAAAAAGTCATCATAACCGGGCCGGATGGAACGATATTTAGTTACGAGTATAACGGCGCCGGCTCCTACTACGGGCCTGAATGCGACGGCTCGGAGCTAATCAATAATGGTGACGGGACATATGACTGGATGCGCTGGACCATTAAGTACGGGAAACAGAGATATCATTTCGATAACTATCAAGGTACCCGTCGTGTTTTATATATTGAGGACTTAAACGGAAACCGTCTTTCGTATATTTATGGCGGCCCCATTTTGTATATGATATACGAAAATTGGGACAGGCATATTGACTTTACCTATAGTAACGGCCGGATTTCGACGGTGACAGGTGTTGCCGGTTCGCTTTCGGTTACCTATAATTATTATTATGACAATGGAAACCTAATTTCGGTGACAGGCCCCGAAAATTATTCGGAAACATACGAATATAATGACGCAAGCAATATCCATAACGTAACTGCGTATATCGACTCAGAGGGAAACAGGACGGAATATCATTATATCAGGGACCCTTCGAACATAAGCGACGTCTGCGACCGCGTTACTGACGCAAAAGGAAATCAGGCGACTTATGAATATCTCTTTGAAACAGGCATTACCACAATAACCGACATGCGCAACAGAACCAGCATCTTTGAATACGTGAAGGGAAAGATTACTCGCATTACGGATTCAAATAACGGCGTAACAAATTACACTTTCGATGATAGTTATATTCGCGATTCGGTTACGGATGAGAACGGCAAAGGCTGCGGCTGGGTGCAAGACCGTTTTGGCAGCGCCTTGCAGCTCGACAACGACGAAGGTTATACCGCGTATTTTACTTATGACCCCACTTTTCATTATATCACTTCGATAACAGATCCCAAAGAGAGGGCGTGGACATATGACTACGATTCAAATGGCAATCTAAGGCATAGATACACACCTTCTCCCAATAATCAGGGAACGGCGACGATAGAAAAACAGTACGACCAGTACGGATGTCTTACGAAGATAATCGATCCCGAAGGCATAGCCACGGATTATACCTACGACACATACGGAAATACCACCAAGGAAACGGATGGGGAAGGCAATTATATTCAGTACACGTACGATACACTTGGTCGTATGACTTCCTCAAAATACGGCGATAACAGCGGCAGTGATCCGATTGCCACAAGTTACGAATATGACGGTTTAGGCCGGCTCACGAGAAAGACCTATCCCGACTCAAGCTATGAAGAATATACTTACGACAAAAACTCCAATCTCTTGACCTTCAGGGACGCGAATAATCATACAACAACCTATGTTTACAATGAACTCAACCAGTGCGTAAGCATAACCGATCCTGGAACCAAAGTAACGCAATATGAATACGACGCGTTCGGTAATATGACGAAACTCATCCGCTACGTCAACGGTAATCCTGTTGAGACCACCTACGAATACAACGACCACTACAATCGCCTGACTAAAGTAACCGACCCTACCCAAGAGATAACTATCTTCACTTATGAAAGCTCCCCGCCATTACTCAATGACAGCAAAAACTACACTACCATGAAGAAATACCGTCCGGACAGCACGCTTTTAGCCGTCGAAAGCCGCACCTTTGATAGCTATTACCGCATAAAGACAGTCGCAGACGGCTTGGGAAATACTACGACCTACAATTATGATGAGGTAGGTAACCTTACCTCCGTGGTAGACCAGAACGGCCACACCACCACTTACACCTATGACCCCAACGTCAACGTCGTCTTAACCGAGACTGACCCTTTAAACAAAACAACAACCTGCACCTACTACAAGAACGGTAAGCTCAAGACCAAGACAGACGCTAACGGCAACACCATCACCTATACCTATGACTTAGCGGGCAAGCTTTATTCCGTTTCATACCCGGACTCGAACTCTGTGGTATATTTATACAACAGATATGGCAAAACAGCTACCATGACCGATTATTATGGCGCGACAACCTACACCTACAACTCAAGGACATGGCTCTCGTCCGTAGACGGCCCCGAGGCCAACGACACCATAACCTACTTCTATGACTACGCGGGTAACAGGATATCCATGACCACTCCGGCAGGTTACTTCTCTTACGCCTACTACGCCAACAACCTGCCCTATACCCTGACCAACTCCCAGAGCCAGACTACAACCTTTTACTACGACACCGCTAACCGCCTGACAAGAATGAACTATCCCAACTCCACCTACACCGAATGGCTCTACTACGACAACGACAGGGTAAACACCTTAACGGTTAAAGATGGTTCCCAGAACACCCTCTCGAGTTACCACTATGACTACAACAGTCTCGGTAAGATAACAACTATTAGCAACAACTTCGGCAACACCTATAACTTTATCTACAACGACGCTGGGCGCCTCACCCATGAGGACAAAACAGGCTCATACCCATACACCAGAAATTACACCTATGACAATGCCGGAAACCGCACTTCAGAAACAAGAGACGGCCTCCCCATATCCAACTCATATAACGCCGCCAACCAGATTACTTCAAGGATTTTACCGTATGAGTCGATAAGCTACTCCTACGACAACAACGGCAATCTCGTTGTTGAAACCAACAGTAGGACCGGCACCACCTATTACTACTACGACTACGAGAACAGGCCCTGGGGCATAATAACCCCCTATATAAATACCTACTACGCCTATTCAGGCGACGGCAGACGTATCACTACCAACATAGGCGGCAACGTGGTAAAATACCTCTATGACGGCCTTGCCCCGCTCATTGAAAGAGACCCCTCAAATAATATCCTGATAATGTACTCCAAGTTGCCTTCAGCCCCCGGAGGGATAGGAGGGCTTGTAAGCAGTTTCGACTGGACGAATACGCTCTATTATCATGACTCCAACTTAGGCAACGTCAACCAGATAACCAACAGCAGTGGCGTTGTCATCCAGACCTACGATTACGATGCGTTCGGCAACATAATCTATCAGTCCGGCTCTTTGGAATCCAAATACGCCTACAAGACCAAGGAATACACTCCCCAGACAGGGCTTGTCTTCTTCGGCGCCAGGTATTACAACCCCTTAATAGGGCGCTTCATCACCAAAGACCCGTTGGAGATGATAGACGGACCCAACCTTTACGTCTACCTCAATAACGATCCCATTAATAAGTATGATCCGTGGGGATTATATGTAGCAATAGGAGCAAGGCCTGTATTAGGAATGGGGAGCCACACGGTAATTATACTTCATCCCGATAATCCAAGTGATTTTGCCAACTCAGGTTTCTATAAGAATTCAAAGGGCGAATTGGAACTTACCTTAAGTGCCAATCCTAAAGATGGTAAATTAGTAGCTACGCCTTGCAGCTCCGCTGACAGACCTGAAAAATTAAAAAATAGCCAGAGGATATTAGATAAACGTTCAGATACAAATTTGATAAAAGATATCTTGAATTCAGCAGGAAAATATGAAAATGATTTATCATATGATGCTACACCTTGGCCAATTGATCCCTTTTATAATAGTAACTCCTATACTTATGGAATTTTAGAAGATGCCGGTGTTTCCAATATACCAAATTTGCCCGGGTGGCAACCCGGTGCAGATAAACCAATTCCTTTATATTAA
- a CDS encoding glycosyltransferase: protein MKKNPVMFGTMIFCWLCAAFYFSPRVLALVVGPENIFAKIAVACFSILLNIFWFYAFYHLVIILFSYIKSTPGYNIVRQNQEKAPAVALLYTTCNDFKEEAVLTCLAQGYDNFRTFILDDSTNREYKERIDEFVARYSKAISVIRRPERIGYKAGNLNYGLSKIGNFEYFSVSDADTLLPSDYIIKLFPYFSDSRVAFVQSRQEFNSNQKSTFAQGLGYQIELHCDHYLSTKNKYGFVMFYGHGALMRLDVLRAIGGFPEVATEDLAYSMKIKEKGYYGVYAKDVTCMEDFPSTYRQYRKRNEKWIRGTAECLFKFYPDFLKSRNISWIEKFDIIVSAQSLLLGLPFLALLLSVGIILPFYFYHFQFQGPMFKMPLAFNDTFVGTLVGISGNLFWRWDFFSMLILTIVAPILPAILEMIHHPVKRFRYIAMYTFMFYATQVNSSIAALAYLVSKKADFPVTADNSVSLANSKIAVIIECVFAGLFLTIGLTSRNIWFLSFAAGTAIGVVILNSGFENRFVRFLAITPLIILAVILLFIGKTLQ, encoded by the coding sequence ATGAAAAAGAACCCTGTAATGTTCGGCACAATGATCTTTTGCTGGCTATGCGCCGCTTTTTATTTTAGCCCCCGCGTGTTAGCCCTTGTTGTTGGTCCAGAAAATATCTTTGCTAAAATTGCCGTAGCATGTTTTAGTATCTTACTTAATATTTTTTGGTTTTATGCATTTTATCACCTTGTAATAATTCTATTCTCATATATCAAATCTACGCCGGGCTATAATATCGTTCGGCAAAATCAGGAAAAGGCTCCCGCGGTCGCATTGCTCTATACCACCTGCAATGACTTTAAAGAAGAGGCGGTCTTAACTTGTCTCGCTCAGGGCTACGACAATTTCCGTACCTTTATTTTGGATGACAGCACCAACAGAGAATACAAAGAGAGAATAGACGAATTTGTAGCCAGATATTCTAAGGCAATAAGTGTAATACGGCGCCCGGAAAGGATCGGGTATAAAGCGGGTAATTTAAACTACGGATTGAGTAAAATAGGGAACTTCGAGTATTTCAGCGTATCTGACGCCGATACGCTATTACCTAGCGACTATATAATTAAACTGTTTCCGTATTTTAGTGATTCGCGTGTTGCTTTCGTTCAATCGCGCCAGGAATTTAATTCGAATCAAAAATCAACTTTCGCGCAAGGCCTCGGTTATCAGATCGAACTCCATTGCGACCATTACCTGAGTACCAAAAATAAATATGGATTTGTTATGTTCTACGGGCACGGGGCGTTAATGCGCCTCGATGTTTTAAGGGCGATCGGCGGTTTCCCCGAGGTGGCGACAGAGGACCTCGCGTATTCTATGAAGATAAAGGAGAAGGGATACTACGGCGTATACGCAAAAGACGTAACCTGTATGGAGGATTTTCCTTCAACCTACCGCCAGTATAGGAAAAGAAATGAAAAGTGGATAAGGGGAACGGCGGAATGTCTTTTTAAATTCTACCCGGATTTCCTCAAAAGCAGGAATATAAGCTGGATTGAAAAATTCGACATCATCGTTTCAGCTCAGAGCCTGTTGTTAGGCCTTCCGTTTTTAGCGCTTCTTTTGTCGGTAGGGATAATCCTGCCGTTCTATTTTTACCATTTCCAATTCCAAGGCCCAATGTTTAAAATGCCGCTTGCCTTCAATGATACTTTCGTTGGGACATTGGTCGGGATCTCGGGCAACCTTTTTTGGAGATGGGATTTCTTTTCCATGCTTATCCTGACCATTGTCGCACCAATACTGCCGGCCATTTTGGAAATGATTCATCATCCCGTAAAGAGATTTCGCTATATTGCCATGTATACGTTCATGTTCTATGCTACGCAGGTGAATTCCTCTATTGCCGCGTTAGCTTATCTTGTCAGCAAAAAAGCCGATTTTCCCGTCACGGCCGATAACTCCGTCAGCCTTGCTAACAGCAAGATAGCCGTGATTATAGAATGTGTTTTCGCGGGACTCTTTTTAACCATCGGCTTAACTTCACGGAATATCTGGTTTTTGTCTTTCGCCGCAGGCACTGCAATAGGGGTAGTGATTCTAAATAGCGGCTTTGAGAATAGATTTGTCAGGTTCTTGGCAATAACTCCTCTGATCATTCTGGCGGTAATATTGTTATTCATTGGCAAGACGCTCCAATAA